Part of the Candidatus Eisenbacteria bacterium genome is shown below.
CGGAACAGAGCGGATTGATCGGGCAGGAGTTTACCGTGACGACGACCGACCGCGGAGTCCTCGAGGCGAAGCTGACGAGCGTGAACCCCAACTTCGCCGCGGTCTTCGTCCAGTACTTCCGCGAGTTGGGCCTCAAGCCGGGCGATCCCGTCGCCGTCGCCCTGACCGGCTCCTTCCCCGCATTGAACATCGCCGTCCTCGCGGCGGCCGAAGAGCTGCGACTGGCGCCCATCGCGATCACATCGATCGGCGCAAGCATGTGGGGGGCGAACGACCCGAACTTCACCTGGCTCGACATGGAGAGCCTGCTGATCAAGAACGGACTTCTCAAGACGCGCAGCGTCGCGGCCTCTATTGGAGGAAGCAACGACCGGGGTCGGGGATTGAGTCCCAAGGGACGGAGCCTCCTCAGGCAGTCGGCGGATCGCAACGGAGTCCAGATCATCTGGGAGTCGACCCTGGAGCATTCGGTCGCGAAGCGGGTCGAGATCTACGACCTGGCCGCCGGGCCGCGCGGAGTGCGCGCCTACGCCAATATCGGCGGCGGCTCCGCGAGCGTGGGGACACAGCAGAGCGCCGACCTGATCAGGCCCGGGATCAGCCGCAGCCTCAAGCGCTACAACTGGACGCAACGTGGCGTGCTCCATCATTACGCGGGCAAGCGGGTCCCGGTGATTCACCTGCTCAACGTCGAACGAGTCGCCGAGGATCACGGCCTTCCGATCACTCCGGAGTCGGTCCCGCCCGTGGGCGAAGGGGAGATCTTCTACCGGGAGGCTTACGATCTGCGGATCACGGTCCCGTCGCTGCTCGTCTATCTTGTCCTCTGTTTCGGCGTGCTGCGTGAGCGCCACCGCGCCGCACGCGCCGCAAAACACGTGGTGGCTCCCGTCCTGGTTTCCAGCCCCGCTGCGGAACCGATCGGAGAGAGGAGTGGGGGATGAAGGTCCGGTTTCGTCTTGCCGTCGCGCTAGCGCTCCTTCTCTGCGGCTGCCTCGTCGGTGGAGCCTTTGCCGCGACGAAACGAATCACGCCGCACGCCCATGGCGGCAAGCAGAAGATCTACATCGGATCGAAGTCCTTCACCTATCACAAGGCCTCGAAGCAGATGCCGCTCGTCTTCCGTCTGAAGGGTCCCGCCCCGCTGCGCGTCCTGAGCCGTCATCTTTATGATCCGATGGCCAAGCCCCAGAAAGTCACCTATCGCTTCAATGTCGAGATCGACGGCGTCGTCCTGAGAACCGCGGAGGAAACCGCCGTCGTCAGCAAGCAGGCGCTTCGGGTCGGCGAGGGGCCCGTGGGCACGCTCGAGAAGGCCGTCTTCCAGGTCCCGGCTGGGGAGCATACGGTGAAGATCTATCCGTCGGATCAGGGAGAGACGGTCGCGTTTCGCGTGTATATGGGCACCGCGAAGAAGAGCGCCACCACCTGGATCCCCTTCTCTCCCGAGACCTACGTCCAGGCCGTGAGGGTACACAGCGGGGAGAGGGAGTCGACTTGCTACCGATTCAGCCAGACGGCGCCCGTCGCCTTCACGGTCGAGGGGCCCCTCCGGATCAAGATCGGGACACGTCTCGACTTCGGCGCGGAGAACGGGACGAGCCAGACCTACGGGATCCGCGTCGCGCTCGATGGGAAACCATGGAAGAGCTTCGGGATGAAGTCAAAGGCGAGCCACACGGTCGTCTACCCCGACATGACCGAGGTCACTCCAGGGCTCGAGCGGACCGTGGCCCTCTCCATCCCCGCCGGGAGGCACAAGGTGGAGATCTATCTCGACCGCGCCGCCGTTCCCACGGCGTCTCTTCGAATCCTCGCGGCCCAGAAGGACCTCCGGACGGGACGCGGGACGGGAGGGCGGACGCCGCGGCGATAGAGTCGCCGTCACCGAAGCCTAGCCCAAGAGGTGCTCCGCCAGGATCCTCAGTCCGATCGCGATCAGGACGAGACCGCCAAGGACTTCGACACGCTTGCCCCACGCTACGCCGATGCGCCCGCCCAGCGCCATGCCGAGGGCCGTGAACCCCGCGGCGACGAGCCCGATCACGATCGCGGGCTTGACGATCGCCGAGCCGATCATCGCGAGGGAGAGCCCGACGGCCAGCGCGTCTATGCTCGTGGCGATGGACAGCAGGATCAGCCCCCAGCCGGTCGTCGGATCGGACGACCGGCCCCCCTCCTGAGGGTCATGGAAGGCCCCCCATAGCATCCTGCCTCCCACGACGGCGAGAAGGGCGAAGGCGATCCAGTGGTCCACAGCCGAGATGTACCTGTGCACCGCCCTGCCGGCCGCCCAGCCGATCACAGGCATCAGCGCCTGGAAGAGACCGAAGTGAAAAGCCAGGCGGACGACGTGCCGTCCGCTCGGCGTCCTGAGCGCGAGCCCCGTGACGATGGCGACGGCGAAGGCGTCCATTGCCAGAGCGACCGCGACCGCGAGGAGATCGATCAGGCTCATCCCGAGAAGTATCGCCGTCGCGGTCGGCCCGGTCTAGACGCTTCTGAACTGATCCGAGAAGCGCGCAGGCGCCTCAGAGGCAATCGAACGCTCTAGTGGTACACGCAGAGAATCACGTTCTCCTTCTCGCTGTACCAGCCGTCCTCGCACCCCGAGTCGCCCTGCGTCCCGAGGTCCCAGTAACCCTCTCGATATCCCTGGGACAAGATCCAATAGTAGGTGTGATCGTCATCTGGGCTCTGGCCGGAAGGAGTCACCGTCACGAGAGCCTTGTCCTCATCCTCAAGGTCATCGAACGCGATCTCAACGTAGCCGTCGTTGTCGGTGTAATCGGTCGCCGAGTCCACCTGGCCGACGCCCATCCGCCAGATCACGACGTCGATGCGGGCGTCGCTGAGCCATCCGACAGACCAGCAGCTCTTGACCTTGAGTTTCAAGACGCCGGTCACGCCGGCGTGCCCCTTTTCCGCCAGGAAAGGAAGCCCCGCGAGAAGAAGAATTAGGGAAGCGAGCGCTGACGATCTCCAGAGAATGCTACGTGGCATGATTCCCTCCCATGTGTCGCCTAGATCCTCCCGATCATCGAAACCGCAATCCCCCCAAAGTCGTCACGAGTTCGTCTCGGTCATCTGCTCCCTGGCGCGCAGCTCCAAGCACTCCGCGAGGAGTCCCCGGCACCTGCACTCTCTCGCGATGCAGATCGCCTGCGACAACCGCTCCTCTGCTTCGTCCTTTTCTCTCATCACGATGAGGGCGCGAGAGAGCGCGAGCAGCGCGCGGCCTCGGTGGTAGCCCATTCCCTGCTTCGATAGAATCTCAAGCTCCTCCGCGAAGAGATCAGCGGCAGACTCCGCCATCGCCTGATCCCCGAGCTGACCGGCCCGATCCAGTTGAAGCAGCCCCAGGTGATGGAGGTAGCGAGCGGCGGCGAGCTTGTTGTCGAGTCTTCGGCCGGCCTCGACCTCGCGCCTGAGAAGGTCCATTGCCTCGTTGAGAGATCCCTTTTCCTGAGCGAGGAGCGCCCTCGCCCTCGCCGTCGCCGTTCTCACCGCGGCGCTCCCGCCATCCAAGGTCAACAAGAGATCCTGCGCCCTCTCGCGGACGCGATCCCAGTCGCCGATGTCGAGAAGCGCATCCACGAGGAAGCGGAGGACGTCCGCCTGAAGGACCACGGGGACACCGTCCTGGCCTTCATCGATCGCTCGGACGCTCTCTCGGAGCGCTCCGTTGCGCTCCCCCCGGTGCAGATGGCAGTAGGCGACCAGGAGCAGGACGGGCACGAGCCGAGAAGGCACCTGGCGGACGATCGAGCGGGAGAGGAGGTCTCTCGCCTCCTCCATGGCGCTCTCGATCTGATCGAGATAGGCCCATGACCATGCGCGCTGGATCCGCAACCCGGTCCGCCGCAGGAGGGAAGCGCGATCGCCCGCTTCCTGAATTCCCTCGTCCGCGCACTTGGCCGCCGACTCGAACTCGCCCAGGCGTGTGTGCAACAGCGTGAGGTTGTATCGGAGCTGCGCGGCCGTCTCGGGATCCGATGCGTTCGCGAGAGCTTCTCGCATGATCCCGGCCGCCCTCCCGGGATCCTGGGGAAAGAGAGCGGTCGCAAGCGTCAAGAGGCTCAGAGCCTCTTGATGAAGCCCGCTCCCCCTGAGCCCCTGGACCGCCCGGTCGGCCCGAGCCTTCGCCTCGACCGTCTGCCCGGCCCCCAGCGCGTGCTGTGCCTCGAGGAGGTCGAGGATCGCCCGGCGGATCTCGCTGCGCGCCCATTCGGATTCGCGCAGCGTCGACATGTATCCCGTGAAGGCGCCGTCACTGGGCTGGCTGGCGACTCGATCGGCCAGATACACGAGCGCATCGCCCGCAGCCTCGGGGTCCTGGCCCGCGGCCGCCCTCTCCAATAGGAGCAGCGACGTGCCGGGAGCCACCGACCTGAGGCTCAGCGCGATGGTGACGAAGAGTCGCTCCGCGCTCCAATCAGAGGAGAGCCGAGCGCGGAGTTGCGCCAGACTCTCGAGCGTTACGTCCGGGGTCCAGTCGCGCCCGGGATCGGCCACTCGCGAGACGATCGTCAGCAGATCCGGCCAGCGACGCTGCCGATCCGCGCTCTCCAGGGCCGCCGAGAGCCATCGCCTCGACTTCACCTCGTCTCCTACCCGCCAGGCGATGGCGCATAGATCGAGGACCTCTTCGACGCGGCCGGGATCGGGCTCCCAGTTTGCGTGCAGCCAGCGATCGATCTCCCGGGACTTCGCATGATCCCCACTCGCGGCGGCCTCCCTCAGATCCCGGGTGATGAACCTCAGACGGCCCCCTTCTTCTTCGATCAGAAGAGCGTGATCAAGGATGGCCGGCAAGGCCGCGGAGCATGCGAAGCGATCGAGAAGGCGGCGGATCAGATCGGCGGGGAATGATCGACCCGCATGTGCGCAGATTCGCACGGGCTCCACGAGGTCGCGCGACACAAGGTCGAGGGACGGACCCACGCTCGAAGGTCTCCATCTCGGGATCGCGCGCTCCAGGCGCTCCCCGTCGAGCCTCCACGAAAGGCCGTCCTCCTCGCCGCTGCGACCCACGCAGTGCGCGAACCCCTCCGCGGAGAGCTTCAGGTCTCCCTCGGCGCGCTCGTAGAGCGCCCGGGCGAGCATCTCGACCGGCCCGCTCCTTGCGCCCAGGCTGGCGCCAACGATTTCGCAGAAGCTCTCGAAGTCAATACAGGGCAGGACCAGCCTCTTCCAGCGTGGAGCGCCGACGAGGCGCCGGAGCCGATCGCCCGTCCTGCCTCCCAACCAACGCAGACCGGGTGATGGATCGCCGACGCCGCAGAGGACGATCCCCTCCCCATCCGCTTCGGCCTGATCGAGCGAGTCGATCGCGCGATCGAGGGATGCTCCCGATCCCATCTCGGAGAGGTCCGCGATCCAGGCAGGCGGCCCTCCGGCTCTCGCGATCGCGAGAACGGCCTCCATGAGGAAGCGAGAAAGACCCGTTCCCGGCCTGGCCTGGACCAGAATGCGCGCGCCGGGGGACGCCCCCGCCAAGTCCAGCAGCCGGCGCATTGAGGACTCTCTTCCCCGCATCGGCCCAGCGCCGAAAGGCGGGACCTCTGCTTCCTGCGGGGGAAGCCGGAAGAGGCGGGTCAGCTCGCTGCGCAGAGCGACCGCGTGCGGATAGCGCTCCGCGGGAATCGGCTGTTCCAGCTTCTCCAGGATCCTCCGCCAGGCCGGATCCTCTTCCAGGGCCGGAAAGAGGGTGCGGAGCATCACGCCCAAGGAGAAGAGGTCCGCCCGCCCATCGACGATCCATCCCCGCCGCACCTCCGGCGCGATGTATGGAGGCATCCCGCCTCTGACATCCTCCTCGTCACCGCCCGCCATGGTCTCGATTGCGAACCCCAGATCGAGGAGCCTCGCCCGGGCCGGTTCCAAGTCCCCGGCCAGGATGACGTTCATAGGATTGACGTCGGAATGGACGTATCCTGAGCGGTGAAGGTGGGCGAGAAGCCCGCTGATCCGCCGAGCCAGAATCGGGACTTCCGCCGGGGAGGTGTCTCGGGCAGCCTCAAGAAGCGTCTTGCCCGGTAGGCGCTCAAGGACCATTATCAGACCGCGCGAGGTTCGCCAGGCGAGATCGGCGATCCTTGGCGCGATCCCGAACGGCAACGCCAGGAGGCATCAGGCTTCTCTGGGACCAAGCGTGGAATCCACGCTCTTCAGCACAACGCTCCGGCCCGTCCAGCGATCGAGGGCGAGAGCGACGCGTCGGCCCTCATGCTCCTCGATCAGGCGTCGGACCTCGTAGCGGGGGTTGTCGCCGGACGACCTCTTCTCGCCCGAAGCGGGCTGACCGCCATTCTCTCTCCTGCCATCCCGTTTCATGCTGGTCCCCGCCCAAGTACTATACAGCCCCTTTCATGTCTGAACAACACTTGAAATCTTCCGCTTGTCCGCCTAAAATAGTGCGAGGGGTTGATCCTCGGGGCAAACCGCCTCAGATCCACCCGTGAGAGGAGCCCAAGGATGAAGTCGGGTAAGGGCCGTTCCAAGCAGACGCCTCCCCAGCGCAGGGCGAAAATCCTCGAGGACCTGGACGAGCATGACAGCCTCCGGGCCGATCTGGATGAGACGGAAGGCGTGACCGGCCGGACGGGCGGCGACCTCCGATCGCGCGCGACCAGCTGGGAGAGCTCGCAGCATGTCCAGCAATTGCAGGGACTGGCTTGCGCCATTACCGCCCAGCTCGATCTCCATGTCCTCATCAAGACGATCCTGGATCAGGCCACCGCGCTGATGGGGGCATCGCGCGGCATCCTCTTCCTCGGACGGCAGGACGCAGCCGGTCTGGTTCCCGTGCTCGCGCAGAACATCCGCGGGCAGGAGCTGCGGGCGGTCGAGAAGGTGAGCCGCACGATCCTCACAGAGGGGAAGCAGGGGCGGCTGATCATCACCCAGGACGCGCTCTCCGACGCGCGCCTCGCCGCCCTCGAGAGCGTCCGGCTGAACGAGATGCGCTCGATCGTCTGCACTCCCCTGGTCTCCCCGTCGGGACAGGTCGGCGCGCTCTATCTGGACGCCCCCTCGCCCAACGCGTTCCCTGAACGCGCGCTGCCGCTCCTGGACGCCATGGCCCGCGTGGCCGCCGTCGCGCTCGAGAACGCCCAGGTGCACGGTGATCTGGTGCGCGAGAACGACCAGCTTCGCAGGAGCAATCCCTCGCACCAACCGTGGGACCGCCTCCTGGGTCCGAGCGAGAGGATGGAGGCGCTCCGCGCCCAGGCCGCCACGGCCGCGCTGATGGACCAGCCGCTGCTGCTCGTCGGAGAGAACGGGAGCGGCCGCAGCATCCTCGCCCGGGCGATCCACGATGCCAGCCGCCGCGCGCGGGAAGCCTTCATGACTTGCGACTGCGCCGCGATGCCGGCTTTGGTCCTCAAGGGCGCCGTTCTGGGCCGGAGCGGAGTGGCCGTTCGCGGCGCTTACGGAAACGAGGCCGGCCTCGTCCGGCTCGCGGACCGCGGCACCCTCCACGTCGCCGGGGCCGACGCCCTCGACGAAGATCTCGCGGGCATACTCGCGCGGATCGCGCAGAGAGGGTTGTATCGCCCCCTAGGAGGCCGCCGTGACGAGCGGATCGACGTCCGCATCCTGGCCTCGTGCGAACCCGACAGGACGGGGGAGCGCGTGGGGGGAGTGCTGCTCCCGGCCGCGTTCGCGTCGATCTTCCACGCGGTTCACCTCGTCGTTCCGCCCCTTCGCGAGCGATCCGAAGACATTCCGATCCTCGTCGCCCGTTTCGTCCGGCTGTTCGAAGAGCCAAGCAAGGGGCACAAGGAGACGAAGTTCTCGCCCGACGCCATCAAGCTGATGCAAGAGCAGCTCTGGCCCGGCAACATTCGTGAGCTGAGGCACTTCGTGCACAGACTTCTC
Proteins encoded:
- the pgsW gene encoding poly-gamma-glutamate system protein — protein: EQSGLIGQEFTVTTTDRGVLEAKLTSVNPNFAAVFVQYFRELGLKPGDPVAVALTGSFPALNIAVLAAAEELRLAPIAITSIGASMWGANDPNFTWLDMESLLIKNGLLKTRSVAASIGGSNDRGRGLSPKGRSLLRQSADRNGVQIIWESTLEHSVAKRVEIYDLAAGPRGVRAYANIGGGSASVGTQQSADLIRPGISRSLKRYNWTQRGVLHHYAGKRVPVIHLLNVERVAEDHGLPITPESVPPVGEGEIFYREAYDLRITVPSLLVYLVLCFGVLRERHRAARAAKHVVAPVLVSSPAAEPIGERSGG
- a CDS encoding manganese efflux pump, translated to MSLIDLLAVAVALAMDAFAVAIVTGLALRTPSGRHVVRLAFHFGLFQALMPVIGWAAGRAVHRYISAVDHWIAFALLAVVGGRMLWGAFHDPQEGGRSSDPTTGWGLILLSIATSIDALAVGLSLAMIGSAIVKPAIVIGLVAAGFTALGMALGGRIGVAWGKRVEVLGGLVLIAIGLRILAEHLLG
- a CDS encoding sigma-54-dependent Fis family transcriptional regulator, translated to MKSGKGRSKQTPPQRRAKILEDLDEHDSLRADLDETEGVTGRTGGDLRSRATSWESSQHVQQLQGLACAITAQLDLHVLIKTILDQATALMGASRGILFLGRQDAAGLVPVLAQNIRGQELRAVEKVSRTILTEGKQGRLIITQDALSDARLAALESVRLNEMRSIVCTPLVSPSGQVGALYLDAPSPNAFPERALPLLDAMARVAAVALENAQVHGDLVRENDQLRRSNPSHQPWDRLLGPSERMEALRAQAATAALMDQPLLLVGENGSGRSILARAIHDASRRAREAFMTCDCAAMPALVLKGAVLGRSGVAVRGAYGNEAGLVRLADRGTLHVAGADALDEDLAGILARIAQRGLYRPLGGRRDERIDVRILASCEPDRTGERVGGVLLPAAFASIFHAVHLVVPPLRERSEDIPILVARFVRLFEEPSKGHKETKFSPDAIKLMQEQLWPGNIRELRHFVHRLLLSQGGSVIQANDVRHALAAAPDAGAAELGPWSGKIRSLWEWEQEAIRQTLLKTRGNKAESARLLGIHRNTLSLKLAKMKLEGGNR